A region of Streptomyces halobius DNA encodes the following proteins:
- a CDS encoding response regulator transcription factor: protein MPHLLVVEDDPRLRGALVRALRDRGHAVATAATGMSGLDAAVTDRPDLVVLDLGLPDVDGAQVLRMLRAVSDVPVIVATARDDEPDMVAALGDGADDYIVKPFGADQLDARIKAVLRRLGPEEPDPALRVGELVLDVAAREVTLTGRPLDLTPREFDLLAYLARRAGQVVSRRELLAEVWQQPLGGADKTVDVHLSWLRRKLGETAQRPRYLHTVRTVGVKLAPPGAAPDAPRDAVSDAPPDATPAPSAPAPDAAPALPATPQTAPQPTGQERP, encoded by the coding sequence ATGCCCCACCTACTCGTCGTCGAGGACGACCCGCGGCTGCGCGGTGCGCTGGTGCGTGCGCTGCGCGACCGCGGCCATGCCGTCGCCACCGCCGCGACCGGAATGTCCGGACTCGACGCCGCCGTCACCGACCGCCCCGATCTCGTCGTCCTGGATCTGGGGCTGCCGGATGTGGACGGCGCCCAGGTCCTGCGGATGCTGCGCGCGGTCAGCGATGTCCCGGTGATCGTCGCCACCGCCCGGGACGACGAGCCCGATATGGTCGCGGCGCTCGGGGACGGCGCGGACGACTACATCGTCAAGCCGTTCGGGGCGGACCAGTTGGACGCGAGGATCAAGGCGGTGCTGCGCCGCCTCGGCCCCGAGGAGCCCGACCCGGCTCTCCGTGTCGGTGAGCTGGTGCTGGATGTGGCGGCGCGCGAGGTGACGCTGACGGGCCGGCCGCTGGACCTCACCCCCCGGGAGTTCGACCTGCTGGCGTATCTGGCCCGCCGCGCAGGTCAGGTGGTCTCGCGGCGGGAGCTGCTCGCGGAGGTGTGGCAGCAGCCGCTGGGCGGCGCCGACAAGACGGTGGACGTGCATCTGTCGTGGCTGCGGCGGAAGCTGGGGGAGACGGCGCAGCGGCCGCGCTATCTCCATACGGTCCGTACGGTGGGCGTGAAACTGGCCCCGCCGGGCGCGGCACCCGATGCCCCACGGGACGCCGTCTCCGACGCTCCACCGGACGCGACACCCGCCCCGTCGGCCCCCGCCCCCGACGCTGCCCCGGCGCTGCCGGCCACCCCGCAGACCGCTCCGCAGCCCACCGGCCAAGAGCGGCCCTAG
- a CDS encoding sensor histidine kinase produces MRRSILLLTAATTALVLAALLVPLSLLARSHAADRATADATARAHSLAASLGGALAGPSGRRSAATLVASANGPGLPRTSVILADGTVLGPPAPVNDAVRLARYGRAFTYEPSGGGRTVLVPVQGVDRGSAVVRVALTSGQLYAGTRASSLAFAGIGAGLMLLGLLFADRLGSRLVGSARRLAAVADRLAGGDLTARAEPSGPPELRLVARQLNHLAERIHGFLTAERENAADLAHRLRTPVAVLRLDAEGLRDPTEAERIAAGVAALERGVDEVIRTARKPLREGAAEAARADLAAVARDRADFWRALAEDQGRALDFTAPSSPVVVQVDGTALAAAVDALIGNVFDHTPEGAGMRITVVRGEGDAGHERPAARLVIEDDGPGFPDGHVPERGNSGGGSTGLGLDIVRRAARESGGAVEFGAVPGGGTRITAMFGAGEGPPR; encoded by the coding sequence ATGCGCCGCAGTATCCTCCTGCTGACCGCCGCCACGACCGCGCTCGTGCTGGCGGCACTGCTCGTCCCGTTGTCCCTCCTGGCCCGCAGCCACGCCGCCGACCGGGCGACCGCCGACGCCACCGCGCGCGCCCACTCCCTGGCCGCCAGTCTCGGCGGAGCGCTGGCCGGGCCCTCCGGACGCCGTTCCGCCGCCACCCTCGTCGCGTCCGCCAACGGCCCCGGACTCCCCCGTACGTCGGTGATCCTGGCCGACGGCACGGTCCTCGGTCCCCCGGCACCGGTCAACGACGCGGTGCGGCTGGCGCGCTACGGGCGGGCCTTCACCTACGAGCCTTCCGGCGGCGGCCGGACCGTCCTCGTCCCGGTGCAGGGCGTCGACAGGGGCAGCGCCGTCGTCCGCGTCGCCCTCACCAGCGGGCAGTTGTACGCGGGCACGCGCGCCTCGTCTCTCGCGTTCGCCGGAATCGGCGCCGGGCTGATGCTGCTGGGCCTGCTGTTCGCCGACCGTCTCGGCTCCCGCCTCGTCGGCTCCGCCCGCCGTCTGGCCGCCGTCGCGGACCGCCTGGCCGGCGGCGATCTCACGGCCCGCGCCGAGCCCTCCGGGCCGCCCGAACTCCGCCTCGTCGCCCGCCAGCTCAACCATCTCGCCGAGCGCATCCACGGTTTCCTGACCGCCGAACGCGAGAACGCCGCCGACCTCGCGCACCGCCTCCGTACGCCGGTCGCCGTGCTGCGCCTGGACGCGGAGGGGCTGCGCGACCCGACGGAGGCGGAGCGGATCGCGGCGGGCGTGGCGGCGCTGGAGCGCGGCGTCGACGAGGTGATCCGTACGGCCCGCAAGCCGCTGCGGGAGGGCGCCGCAGAGGCGGCACGCGCCGACCTGGCCGCCGTCGCCCGCGACCGGGCGGACTTCTGGCGCGCGTTGGCGGAGGACCAGGGCCGCGCGCTCGATTTCACCGCCCCGTCGTCCCCTGTCGTCGTACAGGTCGATGGCACCGCACTGGCCGCCGCCGTCGACGCGTTGATCGGCAACGTCTTCGACCACACACCGGAGGGCGCGGGAATGCGGATCACGGTCGTACGCGGGGAAGGGGACGCAGGGCATGAACGGCCCGCCGCCCGGCTCGTCATCGAGGACGATGGGCCCGGCTTTCCCGACGGCCATGTCCCCGAACGCGGCAACAGCGGCGGCGGCTCCACGGGCCTCGGCCTGGACATCGTGCGCCGGGCCGCCCGGGAGTCGGGCGGCGCGGTGGAATTCGGCGCTGTGCCGGGGGGCGGGACCCGGATCACAGCGATGTTCGGGGCCGGGGAAGGTCCTCCCCGTTAG
- a CDS encoding DUF4956 domain-containing protein, whose product MDALETYGQLAARLAIDLAAVSVLTFAVYYPRHRRRDLVPAYLALNVALFSVVAALARVGEGGGMALGFGLFGVLSIIRLRSDSIQHEEVAYYFTTLVLGLLCALPHLPIALAGALAGLLLLVIHFADHPRLLAGTRRAVVTLDVVHSDSAALRADLARRLGEPLTWTVKSVDFVRDLMVVDVRFRVAELSGGVERRTRSTAQSAPRSRAIPRARANPLPQALNSDRAGDPYRPPAKETV is encoded by the coding sequence GTGGACGCCTTGGAGACATACGGGCAACTGGCGGCGCGGCTGGCGATCGACCTGGCCGCGGTGAGTGTGCTGACCTTCGCCGTGTACTACCCGCGGCACCGGCGCCGTGACCTCGTACCGGCCTATCTGGCGCTGAATGTCGCGCTGTTCTCCGTGGTCGCGGCGCTGGCGAGGGTCGGCGAAGGCGGCGGCATGGCGCTCGGCTTCGGGCTCTTCGGGGTGCTGTCGATCATCCGGTTGCGCTCGGACTCCATCCAGCACGAGGAGGTCGCGTACTACTTCACGACCCTGGTGCTCGGCCTGCTGTGTGCGCTGCCGCATCTCCCGATTGCCCTGGCCGGGGCGCTGGCCGGCCTCCTCCTGCTGGTCATTCACTTCGCCGATCATCCGCGACTGCTGGCCGGTACCCGTCGTGCTGTGGTCACTCTGGACGTCGTCCACTCCGACTCGGCCGCGCTCCGCGCCGACCTGGCCCGCCGCCTTGGCGAGCCGCTGACCTGGACCGTGAAGAGTGTGGATTTTGTCCGGGACTTGATGGTGGTGGATGTCCGGTTCCGTGTGGCGGAACTTTCCGGGGGTGTGGAGCGTAGAACGCGCAGCACCGCACAGAGCGCTCCCCGGTCCCGTGCGATCCCCCGGGCGCGCGCGAACCCCCTTCCCCAAGCTCTCAACTCCGATCGAGCTGGGGACCCCTATCGTCCGCCCGCCAAGGAGACCGTGTGA
- a CDS encoding serine/threonine-protein kinase, with protein sequence MEGLRGLTADDPPWIGDYRLLSRLGSGGMGRVYLARSEGGRTVAVKLVKAELAAEEEFRDRFRAEVAAARRVGGQWTAPVLDADTEADVPWVATGYIAGPALSAVVGGSYGRAGTYGALPEHSLRHLAYGLACALRDIHGVGLVHRDLKPSNVLLTIDGPRVIDFGIARALDAVGDQTQTRAGMVVGSPSFMSPEQVQGHRVGPASDVFCVGSVLAYAATGRTPFGSVASGVHAVMFRIAQDPPDLADAPEGIRGLIEGCLAKDPAARPAPEEVVGRIVDRFGPVNSGGSTAPWLPAELIASLGQHAVRLLDTDTPPGGHPPTAGRTGTTTLMARPNPSSPEAVSRETTPETPPTPPSKSSNKPQTTPSHPPAHASPSPAGPPPSPPRRRWLPLLVTAVAAATATAIAVPLLTGANDDSGNSGGADRSSDISARYVGTWSGPVLRDGTPTGQQRRFVISHGKVGEVVANSTSLGRTYECKSDGKLVSVTAGDGRPALRLDTKVVASVPAGRCSALGEHTLEPGNGNTLKWAAAGRTATLHRLSATAETVPSAYLGTWQRSTANGSSHRLTVKRAPVGSRVLTAVVDGPNGRCTAHADLYSAEGKLTVGPSVIDRAAPGCAPSSPSVFRLHEDGTLRREFLGGDKQPRTYSRAE encoded by the coding sequence ATGGAGGGCCTGCGCGGACTGACGGCCGACGATCCACCGTGGATCGGGGACTACCGGCTGCTCAGCCGCCTCGGCAGCGGCGGGATGGGCCGGGTCTACCTCGCCCGTTCCGAGGGCGGCCGGACCGTCGCCGTGAAACTGGTGAAGGCCGAGCTGGCCGCCGAGGAGGAGTTCCGGGACCGCTTCCGGGCCGAGGTGGCGGCCGCGCGCCGGGTCGGCGGCCAGTGGACCGCGCCCGTCCTGGACGCCGACACCGAGGCCGACGTCCCGTGGGTCGCCACCGGATACATCGCGGGCCCCGCGCTCAGCGCGGTCGTCGGCGGATCGTACGGCCGGGCCGGCACCTACGGCGCGCTCCCCGAGCACTCGCTGCGGCACCTCGCCTACGGCCTCGCCTGCGCCCTGCGCGACATCCACGGCGTCGGCCTGGTGCACCGCGACCTCAAGCCGTCCAACGTCCTGCTCACCATCGACGGGCCCCGCGTCATCGACTTCGGCATCGCACGCGCCCTGGACGCGGTCGGCGACCAGACCCAGACCCGTGCCGGCATGGTCGTCGGCTCGCCCAGCTTCATGTCGCCCGAGCAGGTGCAGGGCCATCGCGTCGGCCCGGCCAGCGATGTCTTCTGTGTCGGATCGGTGCTCGCGTACGCGGCGACCGGGCGGACGCCGTTCGGCAGCGTGGCGTCGGGCGTGCATGCGGTGATGTTCCGGATCGCGCAGGACCCGCCGGATCTGGCCGACGCGCCGGAGGGAATCCGGGGGCTGATCGAGGGTTGCCTGGCCAAGGACCCGGCGGCGCGGCCCGCGCCCGAGGAGGTCGTGGGCCGGATCGTGGACCGGTTCGGTCCGGTGAACAGCGGCGGGTCGACGGCCCCGTGGCTGCCGGCCGAGCTGATCGCAAGCCTGGGCCAGCACGCCGTACGCCTCCTGGACACGGACACCCCGCCCGGCGGGCACCCGCCGACGGCGGGCAGGACGGGCACGACGACGCTGATGGCACGGCCCAACCCCAGTTCCCCAGAGGCCGTTTCACGTGAAACAACACCCGAGACGCCCCCGACGCCGCCCTCGAAGTCCTCGAACAAACCGCAGACCACCCCCTCCCACCCACCGGCCCACGCCTCACCGTCCCCGGCGGGTCCGCCGCCCTCCCCTCCCCGCCGCCGCTGGCTTCCCCTCCTCGTCACGGCCGTCGCCGCCGCCACCGCAACCGCCATCGCGGTGCCTCTCCTGACCGGCGCGAACGACGACTCAGGCAACTCCGGCGGCGCTGACCGCTCCTCCGACATCTCCGCCCGCTACGTCGGCACATGGTCGGGCCCCGTCCTGCGCGACGGCACGCCCACGGGGCAGCAGCGCCGGTTCGTGATCTCGCACGGCAAGGTCGGCGAAGTGGTCGCGAACAGCACCAGCCTCGGCAGGACGTACGAGTGCAAGAGCGACGGCAAACTGGTCTCCGTCACGGCGGGCGACGGCCGCCCCGCACTGCGCCTCGACACCAAGGTCGTGGCATCGGTCCCGGCCGGCCGCTGCTCCGCGCTCGGGGAGCACACCCTGGAACCGGGCAACGGCAACACCCTGAAGTGGGCGGCGGCAGGCCGCACCGCGACACTGCACCGCCTGAGCGCCACCGCCGAGACGGTCCCGTCCGCATACCTCGGCACCTGGCAGCGATCGACCGCCAATGGCAGCTCCCACCGCCTCACCGTCAAGCGGGCCCCGGTCGGCAGCCGGGTACTGACCGCGGTCGTCGACGGCCCCAACGGCCGCTGCACCGCGCACGCCGACCTCTACTCGGCCGAGGGAAAACTGACCGTCGGCCCCTCGGTCATCGACAGGGCCGCCCCCGGCTGCGCCCCGAGCAGCCCGTCCGTCTTCCGTCTCCACGAGGACGGAACGCTGCGGCGCGAGTTCCTGGGCGGGGACAAGCAGCCGCGGACGTACTCCAGGGCGGAGTAG
- a CDS encoding GbsR/MarR family transcriptional regulator, producing the protein MTFVERFAAQLVDAGMTRMPSRVFACLLATDDGVLTSAELGERLQVSPAAVSGAVRYLAQVGMLSREREPGSRRERYRVHSDQWYEALTRRDSILSRWEGTLREGVESLGEDSDAGRRISETLAFMAFMQKELSGMMERWRDHLEGLRAEESGTSQR; encoded by the coding sequence ATGACCTTCGTCGAGCGGTTCGCCGCGCAGCTCGTCGACGCCGGGATGACGCGGATGCCCTCCCGCGTCTTCGCCTGCCTGCTGGCCACCGACGACGGCGTGCTGACGTCCGCCGAGCTCGGCGAGCGCCTCCAGGTCAGCCCCGCCGCGGTCTCCGGTGCCGTTCGCTATCTCGCCCAGGTCGGCATGCTCAGCCGCGAACGCGAGCCCGGCTCCCGCCGCGAGCGGTATCGCGTACACAGCGACCAGTGGTACGAGGCCCTGACCCGCCGGGACAGCATCCTGTCCCGCTGGGAGGGCACACTGCGCGAGGGCGTCGAGAGCCTCGGCGAGGACTCCGACGCGGGCCGGCGGATCAGCGAGACCCTGGCCTTCATGGCGTTCATGCAGAAGGAGCTCTCCGGGATGATGGAGCGCTGGCGCGATCACCTGGAGGGGCTGCGGGCGGAGGAGAGCGGGACTTCGCAGCGCTGA
- a CDS encoding adenylosuccinate synthase, giving the protein MPALVLLGAQWGDEGKGKATDLLGGSVDYVVRYQGGNNAGHTVVVGDQKYALHLLPSGILSPGCTPVIGNGVVVDPSVLLSELSGLNERGVDTSKLLISGNAHLITPYNITVDKVTERFLGKRKIGTTGRGIGPTYADKINRTGIRVQDLYDESILAQKVEAALDVKNQLLTKLYNRRAIDAAKVVDELLGYADQIKGYVADTTLILNDALDQDKVVLFEGGQGTLLDIDHGTYPFVTSSNPTAGGACTGAGVGPTKINRVIGILKAYTTRVGAGPFPTELFDEDGEALRTIGGERGVTTGRDRRCGWFDAVIARYATRVNGLTDFFLTKLDVLTGWEQIPVCVAYEIDGKRFEELPYSQSDFHHAKPVYENLPGWSEDITKAKSFSDLPKNAQAYVKALEEMSGAPISAIGVGPGRDETIEVNSFLS; this is encoded by the coding sequence GTGCCCGCACTTGTGCTGCTCGGTGCTCAGTGGGGTGATGAAGGCAAGGGAAAGGCCACCGATCTGCTCGGTGGATCCGTTGATTACGTGGTGCGCTACCAGGGCGGCAACAACGCCGGCCACACGGTCGTCGTCGGCGACCAGAAGTACGCGCTGCACCTTCTCCCTTCCGGAATCCTCTCCCCGGGGTGCACCCCGGTCATCGGCAACGGCGTCGTCGTCGACCCTTCGGTCCTGCTCTCCGAGCTGAGCGGACTCAACGAGCGAGGTGTCGATACGTCCAAGCTGTTGATCAGCGGTAACGCGCATCTGATCACGCCGTACAACATCACCGTCGACAAGGTGACGGAGCGCTTCCTCGGCAAGCGGAAGATCGGTACGACCGGCCGCGGCATCGGCCCGACCTACGCCGACAAGATCAACCGCACCGGCATCCGCGTCCAGGACCTCTACGACGAGTCGATCCTGGCGCAGAAGGTCGAGGCGGCCCTCGACGTCAAGAACCAGCTGCTCACCAAGCTCTACAACCGGCGCGCCATCGACGCGGCCAAGGTCGTCGACGAGCTGCTGGGCTACGCCGACCAGATCAAGGGCTACGTGGCCGACACGACCCTGATCCTCAACGACGCCCTCGACCAGGACAAGGTCGTCCTCTTCGAAGGCGGGCAGGGCACGCTGCTCGACATCGATCACGGCACGTACCCCTTCGTCACGTCCTCGAACCCGACCGCCGGCGGCGCCTGCACCGGTGCGGGCGTCGGCCCGACGAAGATCAACCGGGTCATCGGCATCCTCAAGGCGTACACGACGCGGGTCGGCGCCGGTCCGTTCCCGACCGAGCTGTTCGACGAGGACGGTGAGGCGCTGCGCACCATCGGCGGCGAGCGCGGTGTCACCACCGGCCGTGACCGCCGCTGCGGCTGGTTCGACGCCGTTATCGCACGCTACGCGACCCGAGTCAACGGTCTGACGGACTTCTTCCTGACCAAGCTCGACGTCCTCACGGGCTGGGAGCAGATCCCGGTCTGTGTCGCGTACGAGATCGACGGCAAGCGGTTCGAGGAACTGCCCTACAGCCAGAGCGACTTCCACCACGCGAAGCCGGTCTACGAGAACCTGCCGGGCTGGTCCGAGGACATCACCAAGGCGAAGTCCTTCTCCGACCTGCCGAAGAACGCGCAGGCGTATGTGAAGGCGCTGGAGGAGATGTCGGGCGCGCCGATCTCCGCGATCGGGGTCGGGCCCGGCCGGGACGAGACGATCGAGGTCAACTCGTTCCTGTCGTAA
- a CDS encoding polyphosphate polymerase domain-containing protein, whose translation MIPAVRAIARAAMAARPVPLADVQARAELLARYDHSYLVPVDVFAAFAAELTDQRRPGGPFAALCIDGRRWFRYHSTYYDTPDLRCYHDHRQGRRLRYKIRERLYEDTGERQFEIKLKGRRGETVKHRQPLLPGDTPLGHAPRGFLSSVLGRAYGIEAPTGLGLSIETDYQRTTLVADGQRITCDAALACRDLETGRTVRADDGLVLVETKTTGHLTEADRLLHGYGLRAAEFTKYCGALAALRPELTASHWRRAVRTVFPAEAGSSSEAGPPSGEIGPSDAGSSSEAGFSSGA comes from the coding sequence GTGATTCCCGCCGTACGAGCCATCGCGCGCGCCGCCATGGCCGCACGCCCCGTCCCGCTCGCCGACGTCCAGGCGCGCGCCGAACTCCTCGCCCGCTACGACCACAGCTATCTCGTACCGGTCGACGTCTTCGCCGCCTTCGCGGCCGAACTCACCGACCAGCGCAGGCCCGGCGGCCCGTTCGCCGCGCTCTGCATCGACGGCCGCCGCTGGTTCCGCTATCACTCCACCTACTACGACACCCCTGACCTGCGGTGTTACCACGACCACCGGCAGGGCCGCCGACTGCGCTACAAGATCCGCGAGCGGCTCTACGAGGACACCGGTGAGCGGCAGTTCGAGATCAAGCTCAAGGGACGGCGCGGCGAAACGGTCAAGCACCGGCAGCCGCTGCTGCCCGGCGACACGCCCCTCGGCCACGCCCCGCGAGGCTTCCTCTCCTCCGTACTGGGCCGTGCGTACGGCATCGAGGCCCCCACCGGACTCGGGCTCTCCATAGAGACCGACTACCAGCGCACCACCCTTGTCGCGGACGGACAGCGCATCACCTGTGACGCGGCCCTGGCCTGCCGCGACCTGGAAACCGGCCGCACCGTACGGGCCGACGACGGCCTCGTCCTCGTCGAGACCAAGACCACCGGTCATCTGACGGAGGCGGACCGGCTGCTGCACGGCTACGGGCTGCGCGCCGCCGAATTCACCAAATACTGCGGGGCGTTGGCGGCCCTGCGCCCGGAGCTGACCGCCAGCCACTGGCGGCGGGCGGTGCGGACGGTCTTTCCTGCGGAGGCGGGCTCTTCCTCGGAGGCAGGCCCCCCTTCGGGGGAAATTGGTCCTTCGGATGCGGGTTCCTCTTCAGAGGCGGGCTTTTCTTCGGGGGCCTAA
- a CDS encoding diacylglycerol kinase catalytic domain-containing protein, translating into MLVVIDPAARSTDGESVRIAKDVLCAGAGAKICLPEGPEEFARALARRGQRRPVVIGDDRALLRAVGLLHKERELGRVALSVVPVGAPGALALSGALGVPTDTVAAARTVLDGGERPMDLLTDDSDGIVLGGLRIPCGGGERDGAPAPYGQPNGHLLGAGPGACLAGSAHSLGSAENGGAARSGGSGSGLAGAGGDEVLAGRRPWWAPAARTARSALALLSSPAGGRRGRVPAQRLRLRVEADGVLLADLDRPVRGVSVMPGGANRAVGVARADGSDGSDGSVGSDGSGGADGVRAADAAAGGSGADGLAEVVVHWPGSERPVRTRARAVTVSGPDFHYRADTVVGGPVRTRTWTVQPGAWRLTLPRK; encoded by the coding sequence TTGCTCGTAGTCATCGACCCGGCCGCCCGTAGTACGGACGGTGAGTCCGTACGGATCGCGAAGGATGTCCTGTGTGCGGGCGCGGGAGCGAAAATCTGCCTTCCCGAGGGGCCGGAGGAATTCGCGCGGGCGCTCGCCCGGCGCGGTCAACGGCGCCCGGTGGTGATCGGCGATGACCGTGCGCTGCTACGGGCCGTGGGCCTGCTCCACAAGGAGCGGGAGCTGGGGCGGGTGGCGCTGTCGGTGGTGCCGGTGGGGGCTCCGGGCGCGCTGGCGCTGAGCGGTGCGCTGGGCGTCCCGACGGACACGGTGGCGGCCGCGCGGACCGTCCTGGACGGCGGGGAGCGGCCGATGGATCTGCTCACGGACGACAGTGACGGGATCGTGCTGGGCGGGCTGCGGATTCCTTGCGGGGGCGGGGAGCGGGACGGGGCTCCGGCTCCGTATGGGCAGCCGAACGGGCATCTGCTGGGGGCGGGGCCCGGTGCTTGCCTGGCCGGCTCGGCGCACTCTCTCGGCTCGGCGGAGAACGGGGGCGCGGCGCGCTCCGGGGGCTCCGGGAGCGGTCTGGCGGGTGCGGGCGGCGATGAGGTCCTGGCCGGGCGGCGGCCGTGGTGGGCGCCGGCGGCGCGGACCGCGCGGAGTGCGCTGGCGCTGCTGTCGTCGCCGGCCGGCGGGCGGCGCGGACGGGTGCCGGCCCAGCGGCTGCGGCTGCGGGTCGAGGCGGACGGGGTGCTGCTGGCCGATCTGGACCGGCCGGTGCGGGGGGTTTCCGTGATGCCGGGTGGGGCGAACAGGGCGGTCGGGGTGGCCCGGGCTGACGGTTCGGACGGCTCTGACGGTTCGGTTGGTTCGGACGGTTCGGGCGGGGCTGACGGGGTGCGGGCGGCGGACGCGGCGGCCGGGGGTTCCGGTGCCGACGGGCTGGCCGAGGTCGTGGTGCACTGGCCGGGTTCCGAGCGGCCGGTACGGACCCGGGCGCGGGCGGTGACGGTGTCCGGACCCGACTTCCACTACCGGGCGGACACGGTGGTGGGCGGACCGGTGCGCACCCGTACGTGGACGGTCCAGCCGGGGGCGTGGCGGCTGACGTTGCCGCGAAAGTGA
- a CDS encoding helix-turn-helix domain-containing protein: MPVRKPPTERQRRLGAELRKMRERAGLTINAAAAMHHTDRTTVTNTEVGRIGVSADRVRIWAANYCCPERDYADALVAMARERRIAEPGWWDEYRGMVVARLLDLAEMEHHAVALRTVQIVYMPGLLQCEDYARAVIEEAMPPPTPEALERMLSFRMRRSDVLDGPRPPKGTFIVHEAALRMRFGTREVSKAQLAHLLKQSERENVMIRVVPFAAGGFPQAGSSTLYAHGPVPQLDTVQIETAMGAEFLDAENHLANYRAVLDRTEQRALSPARSQDFIREVARQL, encoded by the coding sequence ATGCCGGTACGGAAGCCTCCGACGGAGCGGCAGCGGCGGTTGGGTGCGGAGCTGCGCAAGATGCGCGAGCGGGCGGGGTTGACGATCAACGCGGCTGCCGCGATGCACCATACGGACCGGACCACCGTTACCAACACCGAAGTCGGCCGCATCGGAGTGAGCGCGGACCGGGTACGTATCTGGGCCGCTAACTACTGTTGTCCCGAACGTGATTACGCAGACGCGTTAGTCGCGATGGCTAGGGAGCGGCGCATCGCCGAACCGGGCTGGTGGGACGAGTACCGGGGCATGGTTGTTGCGAGGCTTCTGGATCTCGCGGAGATGGAACACCATGCCGTGGCGCTCCGGACGGTGCAGATCGTGTACATGCCGGGGCTCCTACAGTGCGAGGACTACGCGCGCGCCGTGATCGAAGAAGCGATGCCGCCACCGACGCCCGAGGCTCTTGAGCGCATGCTCTCCTTCCGGATGCGGCGTAGCGACGTATTGGACGGGCCACGACCACCGAAGGGCACCTTCATCGTCCATGAGGCCGCCCTGCGCATGCGGTTCGGCACCAGGGAAGTGAGCAAGGCCCAACTTGCTCATCTGCTGAAGCAGTCCGAGCGGGAGAACGTGATGATCCGCGTCGTGCCGTTCGCAGCTGGCGGGTTCCCTCAGGCGGGAAGCTCGACTCTCTACGCTCACGGGCCGGTCCCGCAGCTGGACACGGTGCAGATTGAAACCGCAATGGGTGCGGAGTTCCTCGACGCAGAAAACCATCTCGCAAACTATCGCGCGGTGCTGGATCGTACGGAGCAGCGTGCCCTCAGTCCGGCTCGCTCGCAGGACTTCATTCGTGAAGTGGCTCGGCAACTATGA
- a CDS encoding DUF397 domain-containing protein produces the protein MKWLGNYEGVRRVEIRWRKSSFSGHPEADCLELASYEGDILVRESDDPGVIVTTTPEQLRAFLAYADCLNMLKRRGC, from the coding sequence GTGAAGTGGCTCGGCAACTATGAAGGCGTGAGAAGAGTGGAAATACGCTGGCGCAAGTCCTCGTTCTCCGGACACCCCGAAGCAGACTGCCTCGAACTCGCCTCTTACGAAGGCGACATTCTCGTGCGGGAGAGCGACGACCCCGGCGTGATCGTCACGACCACGCCAGAGCAGTTGCGGGCATTCCTGGCATATGCCGACTGTCTCAACATGTTGAAACGGCGCGGCTGCTGA